A genomic window from Streptomyces sp. NBC_01429 includes:
- a CDS encoding AMP-binding protein, whose product MTRRGAPSYTHGTGTTPLLGSTIGADLDRVVASFPDREALVDVPSGRRWTYAEFGAAVDELARALLGSGVAQGDRVGIWAVNCPEWVLTQYATARIGAILVNVNPAYRTHELEFVLGQSGTSLLIASLAHRTSDYRAMAEEVRLRCPALRAVHYIGHPSWDELLSRGAEVTDDHLSIRAAGLSCDDPINIQYTSGTTGFPKGATLSHHNILNNGYFVGETVGYTERDRVCLPVPFYHCFGMVMGNLGALSHGACVVIPAPSFEPEATLRAVQDERCTSLYGVPTMFIAELNLAGFASYDLTSLRTGIMAGSPCPVEVMKRVVGEMNMAEVSICYGMTETSPVSTQTRRDDDLERRTGTVGRALPHIEVKVIDPVTGVTLPRGEPGELCTRGYSVMLGYWNEPERTAEVIDAGRWMHTGDLAEIGADGYARIVGRIKDMIIRGGENVYPREIEEFLYGHPKVADVQVVGVPDPKYGEEILACVVPRDPAAPPSLEEIVSYCRERLAHYKIPRRVEVVDAFPMTVSGKVRKIELRERFAGPRPR is encoded by the coding sequence GTGACGCGGCGGGGCGCACCGTCGTACACACACGGCACCGGTACGACTCCCCTGCTCGGCTCCACCATCGGCGCCGACCTCGACCGGGTCGTCGCCTCCTTCCCCGACCGCGAGGCGCTGGTCGACGTCCCCTCGGGGCGGCGCTGGACCTACGCGGAGTTCGGCGCCGCGGTCGACGAGCTGGCGCGGGCGCTGCTGGGGAGCGGGGTGGCCCAGGGGGACCGGGTGGGGATCTGGGCGGTCAACTGCCCCGAGTGGGTGCTCACCCAGTACGCCACCGCCCGGATCGGCGCGATCCTGGTGAACGTCAACCCGGCTTACCGGACGCACGAGTTGGAGTTCGTCCTCGGCCAGTCGGGGACCTCGCTGCTGATCGCGTCCCTCGCGCACCGCACCAGCGACTACCGGGCCATGGCCGAGGAGGTGCGGCTCCGGTGTCCGGCGCTGCGGGCCGTGCACTACATCGGGCATCCGAGCTGGGACGAACTGCTGTCGCGCGGAGCCGAGGTGACGGACGATCACCTGTCCATACGCGCGGCGGGGTTGTCCTGCGACGACCCGATCAACATCCAGTACACCTCCGGCACCACCGGCTTCCCGAAGGGAGCCACCCTCTCCCACCACAACATCCTCAACAACGGCTATTTCGTGGGGGAGACGGTCGGTTACACAGAGCGCGACCGGGTCTGTCTGCCGGTCCCCTTCTACCACTGCTTCGGCATGGTGATGGGCAATCTCGGCGCCCTCTCGCACGGCGCGTGCGTGGTGATCCCGGCGCCGTCCTTCGAGCCGGAGGCCACCCTCCGCGCGGTCCAGGACGAGCGCTGCACCTCGCTGTACGGCGTGCCCACGATGTTCATAGCCGAGCTGAACCTCGCCGGCTTCGCCTCGTACGACCTCACCTCGCTGCGCACCGGCATCATGGCGGGCTCCCCCTGCCCGGTGGAGGTGATGAAACGGGTCGTCGGCGAGATGAACATGGCCGAGGTGTCGATCTGTTACGGCATGACCGAGACCTCGCCGGTCTCCACCCAGACCCGGCGCGACGACGACCTGGAACGGCGTACGGGCACGGTGGGCCGGGCGCTGCCGCACATCGAGGTCAAGGTGATCGATCCGGTGACCGGGGTGACGCTGCCGCGCGGCGAGCCCGGCGAACTGTGCACCCGGGGCTACAGCGTGATGCTCGGCTACTGGAACGAACCGGAGCGCACGGCGGAGGTCATCGACGCCGGCCGCTGGATGCACACCGGCGACCTGGCGGAGATCGGCGCGGACGGATACGCGCGGATCGTCGGCCGCATCAAGGACATGATCATCAGGGGCGGGGAGAACGTCTACCCCCGCGAGATCGAGGAGTTCCTGTACGGCCACCCCAAGGTCGCGGACGTCCAGGTGGTCGGCGTCCCCGATCCGAAGTACGGCGAGGAGATCCTCGCCTGCGTGGTTCCCCGCGACCCGGCGGCGCCGCCGTCCCTGGAGGAGATCGTCTCGTACTGCCGGGAACGGCTCGCGCACTACAAGATCCCGCGCCGGGTGGAGGTCGTGGACGCCTTCCCGATGACGGTGAGCGGAAAGGTCAGGAAGATCGAACTGCGGGAACGATTCGCCGGCCCGCGGCCTCGATAA
- a CDS encoding AMP-binding protein produces the protein MTARKPGGPTGPTERFRTARDFLLAHREDYATAYEGFSWPRPERFNWALDWFDRIAEGDGGRAGDREALHIVEEDGRRTRVTFAEMSARSDRVANWLRERGVRAEDRVLVMLGNQVELWETALAAMKLRAVVIPATPLLGPADLRDRVERGRAGHVIVRAEDTAKFAEVPGGFTRIAVGDEVAGWLPYAEAYERPEGFEPDGVTHADDPLLLYFTSGTTARPKLVEHTHVSYPIGHLATMYWIGLRPGDVHLNIASPGWAKHAWSNLFAPWNAEATVFIHNYTRFDPARLMAEMDDAGVTSFCAPPTVWRMLIQADLSQLRTPPREAVAAGEPLNPEVIETVRREWGVTIRDGFGQTETAVQVANAPGQLLKAGSMGRPTPGYKVELLDPVTGAPGADEGEIALDLAARPVGLMTGYHGDPDLTAEVMAGGYYRTGDIGARDEDGYVFYVGRSDDVFKSSDYKISPFELESALLEHEAVVEAAVVPAPDPLRLSVPKAYVVLAEGWEPGPDTAKLIFAHSRALLAPYKRVRRLEFADLPKTVSGKIRRIELRERTENGGGVEYDEGDLR, from the coding sequence ATGACGGCAAGGAAGCCGGGTGGCCCGACCGGACCCACCGAGCGGTTCAGGACGGCCCGGGACTTCCTCCTGGCGCACCGGGAGGACTACGCGACGGCGTACGAGGGCTTCTCCTGGCCGCGCCCCGAGCGGTTCAACTGGGCGCTCGACTGGTTCGACCGGATCGCCGAGGGCGACGGCGGGCGGGCCGGCGACCGCGAGGCGCTGCACATCGTCGAGGAGGACGGCCGCCGCACCCGCGTCACCTTCGCCGAGATGTCCGCGCGCTCCGACCGTGTCGCGAACTGGCTGCGCGAGCGGGGCGTACGGGCCGAGGACCGCGTCCTCGTCATGCTCGGCAACCAGGTCGAGCTGTGGGAGACCGCGCTCGCCGCGATGAAGCTGCGGGCCGTCGTCATCCCCGCCACCCCGCTGCTGGGCCCCGCCGATCTGCGCGACCGCGTCGAGCGCGGCCGGGCGGGCCATGTGATCGTCCGCGCCGAGGACACGGCGAAGTTCGCCGAGGTCCCGGGCGGCTTCACCCGGATCGCGGTGGGCGACGAGGTGGCCGGCTGGCTGCCCTACGCCGAGGCGTACGAGCGGCCCGAGGGCTTCGAGCCCGACGGTGTCACCCACGCGGACGATCCGCTGCTGCTGTACTTCACCTCCGGCACGACCGCCCGCCCCAAGCTGGTCGAGCACACCCATGTCTCGTATCCGATCGGCCATCTCGCCACGATGTACTGGATCGGGCTGCGCCCCGGTGACGTCCATCTGAACATCGCCTCACCCGGCTGGGCCAAGCACGCCTGGTCGAACCTCTTCGCGCCCTGGAACGCCGAGGCGACCGTCTTCATCCACAACTACACCCGGTTCGACCCGGCCCGGCTGATGGCGGAGATGGACGACGCGGGCGTCACCAGCTTCTGCGCTCCGCCGACCGTCTGGCGGATGCTCATCCAGGCCGATCTCTCCCAGCTGCGCACCCCGCCGCGCGAGGCGGTCGCCGCGGGCGAACCGCTCAACCCCGAAGTGATCGAGACGGTGCGGCGCGAGTGGGGTGTGACGATCAGGGACGGCTTCGGCCAGACCGAGACGGCCGTCCAGGTGGCCAACGCGCCGGGCCAGCTGCTGAAGGCGGGCTCCATGGGGCGGCCGACGCCCGGCTACAAGGTCGAGCTGCTCGATCCGGTCACCGGGGCGCCCGGCGCCGACGAGGGGGAGATCGCGCTCGATCTCGCGGCGCGTCCGGTGGGTCTGATGACCGGCTACCACGGAGATCCGGACCTGACGGCCGAGGTGATGGCGGGCGGCTACTACCGGACCGGTGACATCGGCGCGCGGGACGAAGACGGATACGTATTTTATGTCGGTCGATCGGATGACGTATTCAAATCCTCCGACTACAAGATCTCCCCGTTCGAGCTGGAGAGCGCGCTCCTGGAACACGAGGCGGTCGTCGAGGCGGCGGTCGTGCCCGCGCCCGATCCGCTGCGGCTGTCGGTGCCCAAGGCGTATGTCGTCCTGGCCGAGGGCTGGGAGCCGGGGCCCGACACGGCGAAGCTGATCTTCGCCCACTCCCGGGCGCTCCTGGCCCCGTACAAACGCGTCCGGCGCCTGGAGTTCGCCGACCTGCCCAAGACCGTGTCCGGGAAGATCCGCCGCATCGAGCTGCGCGAGCGGACGGAGAACGGGGGCGGCGTGGAGTACGACGAGGGGGACCTGCGGTGA
- a CDS encoding helix-turn-helix transcriptional regulator, with the protein MRAALLRLRRTTGLPVAFGGLLHEVGRLRIAELTGAATVALRGLGISSGNGLGGKSIALARPCAVTDYRVARHISHEYDAAVAAEGLRSVVAVPVVVRREVRGVLYGALRGALPIGERVFDAAVSAARDVEQALVVRDEVRRLLSVTREPVAGPGAWEEVRAAHGELRALAPRIADPELREELLAACGRLAGAAEPAGEERLRPFPVALAPREVDVLACVAAGSTNATAAEALGLRPETVKGYLRAAMRKLGAATRLEAVVAARRAGLLP; encoded by the coding sequence ATGCGGGCGGCGCTGCTGCGGCTGCGCAGGACGACCGGGCTGCCGGTGGCCTTCGGCGGGCTGCTGCACGAGGTGGGGCGGCTGCGGATCGCCGAGCTGACCGGCGCGGCGACCGTCGCGCTGCGCGGTCTGGGGATCTCCTCGGGCAACGGGCTGGGCGGCAAGTCCATCGCGCTGGCCCGCCCCTGCGCGGTGACCGACTACCGGGTGGCGCGCCACATCAGCCACGAGTACGACGCCGCCGTGGCCGCCGAGGGGCTGCGCTCGGTGGTGGCGGTGCCCGTGGTCGTACGGCGCGAGGTACGCGGGGTGCTGTACGGCGCGCTGCGCGGCGCGCTGCCGATCGGTGAGCGCGTCTTCGACGCGGCGGTGAGCGCCGCCCGGGACGTGGAACAGGCCCTGGTCGTACGGGACGAGGTGCGGCGGCTGCTCTCGGTGACGCGGGAGCCGGTGGCGGGCCCGGGGGCCTGGGAGGAGGTACGGGCGGCGCACGGCGAACTGCGGGCGCTGGCGCCCCGGATCGCCGACCCGGAGCTGCGCGAGGAGCTGCTCGCCGCCTGCGGACGGCTGGCGGGTGCGGCGGAGCCGGCCGGGGAGGAACGGCTCCGCCCGTTCCCGGTGGCGCTCGCGCCGCGCGAGGTGGATGTGCTGGCGTGTGTCGCGGCGGGCTCGACCAACGCGACGGCGGCCGAGGCGCTGGGGCTGCGGCCGGAGACGGTGAAGGGCTATCTGCGCGCGGCGATGCGCAAGCTGGGCGCAGCCACCCGGCTGGAGGCGGTGGTGGCGGCGCGGCGGGCGGGGCTGCTGCCCTGA
- a CDS encoding VWA domain-containing protein — translation MIISRRSAAAVCGLVATLAVGLFPPAAAAADEPAGNPAPKVDLVLDVSGSMRTRDIDGKSRMTAAKQAFNDVLDAVPQEVELGIRTLGADYPGKDTKVGCKDTKQLYPVGPLDRTEAKTAIATLVPTGWTPIGPALLGAADDLGEEGDASRRIVLITDGEDTCAPLDPCEVAREIAAKGIHLTIDTLGLVPDEKTRQQLTCIAEATGGTFTAVQHTDELSRRVTQLVDRAADPVVNPVATEGASRCADAPQIKPGLYSDREKFSEHRWYRVDVLPGQELRASVSVGADRAVDQDYGVLLRAVTASGREIVRGSEAGDGRTDVISSGLRYPKPEQDDTDDDDKPAAETVCLQVSNSFSAPASVKTTPGLPVELTVDLVDAPDTASDVASFGLGRGWWLLGVLALTGLVAGLLWGWISRLRLVWSN, via the coding sequence ATGATCATAAGTAGACGGTCGGCAGCCGCCGTGTGCGGTCTGGTGGCCACCCTGGCCGTAGGGCTCTTCCCTCCCGCCGCAGCCGCCGCCGATGAACCCGCGGGGAATCCGGCGCCGAAAGTCGATCTCGTCCTCGATGTCAGCGGCTCCATGCGGACCCGCGACATCGACGGCAAGTCCCGGATGACGGCGGCCAAGCAGGCGTTCAACGACGTACTGGACGCGGTGCCGCAGGAGGTGGAGCTGGGCATCCGCACCCTCGGGGCCGACTATCCGGGCAAGGACACCAAGGTCGGCTGCAAGGACACCAAGCAGCTCTACCCGGTGGGCCCGCTGGACCGCACGGAGGCGAAGACCGCGATCGCCACCCTCGTCCCCACGGGCTGGACGCCCATCGGCCCGGCGCTGCTCGGCGCGGCCGACGACCTCGGGGAGGAGGGCGACGCCAGCCGTCGCATCGTCCTCATCACCGACGGCGAGGACACCTGCGCCCCGCTCGACCCGTGCGAGGTGGCGCGCGAGATCGCCGCCAAGGGCATCCACCTCACCATCGACACCCTGGGCCTGGTGCCCGACGAGAAGACCCGTCAGCAGCTCACCTGTATCGCCGAGGCCACCGGCGGCACCTTCACCGCCGTCCAGCACACCGACGAACTCTCCCGCCGCGTCACCCAGTTGGTGGACCGCGCCGCCGACCCGGTGGTCAACCCGGTCGCCACCGAGGGCGCGTCGCGCTGCGCCGACGCCCCGCAGATCAAGCCCGGTCTCTACAGCGACCGGGAGAAGTTCTCCGAGCACCGCTGGTACCGCGTGGACGTCCTCCCCGGCCAGGAACTGCGCGCCTCGGTGAGCGTGGGCGCCGACCGCGCCGTCGACCAGGACTACGGCGTGCTGCTGCGCGCCGTCACCGCCAGCGGCCGCGAGATCGTCCGCGGCTCGGAAGCGGGCGACGGACGTACGGACGTGATCTCGTCCGGCCTGCGCTATCCGAAGCCGGAGCAGGACGACACGGACGACGACGACAAGCCGGCCGCCGAGACGGTCTGCCTCCAGGTCAGCAACTCCTTCTCCGCGCCCGCTTCGGTCAAGACCACCCCCGGGCTGCCCGTCGAGCTGACCGTCGACCTCGTCGACGCGCCCGACACCGCCTCCGACGTCGCCTCGTTCGGCCTCGGCCGGGGCTGGTGGCTGCTCGGCGTCCTCGCCCTCACCGGGCTCGTCGCCGGACTGCTCTGGGGCTGGATCTCGCGCCTGCGTCTCGTCTGGAGCAACTGA
- a CDS encoding LacI family DNA-binding transcriptional regulator, producing the protein MVTKVTKARTGQPTLEEVAALAGVGRGTVSRVINNSPRVKDTTRHLVEQAIAQLGYIPNRAARALAGSRSDAVALVIPETEKRFFAEPYFSDIVHGVGDALADTDLQLLLTLVRTDKERERFLQYARARRIDGVLLVSVHGSDPLPDLLAEMEMPTVLSGRRSGDESVSYVDSDNVGGARAAVRHLAESGRRAIGTITGPLDMYVAQCRLRGYEEAVGDARDGGSWIAHGDFTEESGRRAMGELLTRNPGLDAVFAASDVMAVGALHTLRSTGRRVPEDVAVVGFDDSPISRHTDPQLTSVRQPVAEMGRTMARVLLETLSDSSAAWQHVVLRTELVKRASG; encoded by the coding sequence ATGGTGACGAAGGTGACGAAGGCGCGTACCGGCCAGCCCACCCTGGAGGAGGTCGCCGCGCTCGCGGGGGTCGGCCGGGGCACGGTGTCCCGTGTCATCAACAACTCGCCGCGCGTGAAGGACACCACCAGACACCTGGTCGAGCAGGCGATCGCCCAGCTCGGCTACATCCCCAACCGGGCCGCGCGCGCCCTGGCGGGCAGCCGCTCCGACGCCGTGGCGCTGGTGATACCGGAGACCGAGAAACGGTTCTTCGCCGAGCCGTACTTCTCCGACATCGTGCACGGCGTGGGCGACGCGCTGGCCGACACCGATCTGCAACTCCTGCTCACCCTGGTCCGAACGGACAAGGAGCGGGAGCGTTTCCTCCAGTACGCCCGCGCCCGCCGCATCGACGGCGTCCTCCTCGTCTCCGTGCACGGCAGCGACCCGCTGCCCGATCTGCTCGCGGAGATGGAGATGCCGACGGTGCTGAGCGGACGGCGGTCGGGGGACGAGTCCGTCTCGTACGTCGACTCGGACAACGTGGGCGGCGCGCGGGCGGCCGTGCGCCATCTCGCGGAGTCCGGACGGCGCGCGATCGGGACCATCACGGGCCCCCTGGACATGTACGTGGCGCAGTGCCGGCTGCGCGGATACGAGGAGGCGGTCGGGGACGCCCGGGACGGCGGCTCCTGGATCGCGCACGGCGACTTCACCGAGGAGAGCGGGCGGCGCGCGATGGGCGAGCTGCTGACCCGCAACCCGGGCCTCGACGCGGTCTTCGCCGCCTCCGACGTGATGGCGGTGGGCGCCCTGCACACCCTGCGGTCCACGGGCCGGCGGGTGCCGGAGGACGTGGCAGTGGTGGGGTTCGACGACTCCCCCATCTCCCGGCACACCGACCCCCAGCTGACCTCCGTGCGCCAGCCCGTGGCGGAGATGGGCCGCACGATGGCACGGGTGCTGCTGGAGACGCTGTCGGATTCCTCGGCGGCCTGGCAGCACGTGGTGCTCCGCACGGAACTGGTCAAGCGCGCCTCGGGCTGA
- a CDS encoding XdhC/CoxI family protein, with protein sequence MLDIADELNRWVAEGREVAVATVVAVSGSAPRLPGAALAVDAGGAVIGSVSGGCVEGAVYELCRQALRDGVTVLERFGYSDDDAFAAGLTCGGVIDILITPVRADAPRRPVLAAALSAAVRGEAVALARVVEGPEALRGRALLVRPDGSYEGGLGGDPELDRTAAAEARALLDAGRTETVVIGERGSRCGQPLTLLVESGTEPPRMIVFGAVDYAAALVSTGRFLGYHVTVCDARPVFATRERFPDADEVVVDWPHRYLESARVDSRTVLCVLTHDAKFDVPLLKLALGLPVAFIGAMGSRRTHLDRERRLRESGVTDAQLARLRSPIGLDLGARTPEETALSIAAEIVAARRGGSGVPLTGAWTPIHHEHDQRRERRRTARFGSPR encoded by the coding sequence ATGCTGGACATCGCCGACGAGCTGAACCGGTGGGTCGCCGAGGGCCGTGAGGTCGCGGTCGCCACCGTCGTGGCGGTCAGCGGCAGCGCGCCCCGGCTGCCGGGAGCCGCGCTCGCCGTCGACGCCGGGGGAGCGGTGATCGGCTCGGTCTCCGGCGGGTGCGTGGAGGGCGCCGTCTACGAGCTGTGCCGGCAGGCCCTGCGCGACGGCGTCACGGTGCTCGAACGGTTCGGCTACAGCGACGACGACGCCTTCGCCGCCGGGCTGACCTGTGGCGGTGTCATCGACATCCTGATCACGCCGGTACGGGCCGACGCGCCCCGGCGGCCGGTCCTCGCCGCCGCGCTGTCCGCCGCCGTGCGCGGGGAGGCGGTGGCGCTCGCCCGGGTCGTCGAGGGCCCGGAGGCGCTGCGCGGCCGGGCGCTGCTGGTGCGCCCCGACGGCTCGTACGAGGGCGGCCTCGGCGGCGACCCGGAGCTGGACCGTACGGCGGCGGCCGAGGCGCGCGCCCTGCTCGACGCGGGCCGCACGGAGACCGTCGTCATCGGGGAGCGCGGCTCGCGCTGCGGGCAGCCGCTGACGCTCCTGGTCGAGTCCGGCACGGAGCCCCCGCGCATGATCGTCTTCGGCGCCGTCGACTACGCCGCCGCGCTGGTCAGCACGGGCAGGTTCCTCGGCTACCACGTGACGGTCTGCGACGCGCGCCCGGTCTTCGCCACGCGCGAGCGTTTCCCGGACGCCGACGAGGTCGTGGTCGACTGGCCGCACCGCTATCTGGAGTCGGCCCGGGTCGACAGCCGTACGGTGCTCTGCGTGCTCACGCACGACGCCAAGTTCGATGTGCCGCTGCTGAAGCTCGCGCTGGGGCTGCCCGTCGCGTTCATCGGCGCGATGGGCTCGCGGCGTACGCATCTGGACCGCGAGAGGCGGCTGCGTGAGAGCGGCGTCACCGACGCTCAACTCGCCCGGCTCCGCTCGCCGATCGGCCTGGACCTCGGCGCCCGTACGCCCGAGGAGACCGCGCTGTCGATCGCGGCGGAGATCGTGGCGGCCCGGCGGGGCGGCAGCGGGGTCCCGCTGACGGGGGCGTGGACCCCGATCCACCATGAGCACGACCAGCGGCGCGAGAGGCGGCGGACGGCGCGGTTCGGCTCGCCCCGGTGA
- a CDS encoding xanthine dehydrogenase family protein molybdopterin-binding subunit, whose product MTTPRTPLGVPTSLTQGSRTRGGIGESTLRPDGTLKVEGEFAYASDLWHEDMLWGHTLRSTEAHAEIRSIDTAEALATPGVYAVLTYEDLPTTVKTYGLEMRDTPVLAHGKVRHHGEPVALVAADHPETARRAAAKIRVDYAELPLVTDEASATAPDAPLIHEDRTDHHSGHVPHPNIVHRQPIVRGDAAQAAERADVIITGDYVFGMQDQAFLGPESGLAVPAEDGGVELYVATQWLHSDLWQIAPVLGLPEDKVRMTLSGVGGAFGGREDLSMQIHACLLALRTGKPVKIVYNRFESFFGHVHRHPARLHYEHGATRDGRLTHLKCRIVLDGGAYASSTPAVVGNAASLAAGPYVVEDVDIEAVGLYTNNPPCGAMRGFGAVQACFAYEAQMDKVAAALDMDPVEFRRINAMEQGSRLPTGQLVDSPAPVAELLRRVRARPLPPERQWLSAGEAADVRELPGGLSNTTHGEGVVRGVGYAVGIKNVGFSEGFDDYSTARVRLEAVNGVPVAVVHTAMAEVGQGGVTVHAQIARTELGVTQVTIHPADTRVGSAGGTSASRQTYVTGGAVKHTCENVRAKVLEIGRRKFGTYHPAWATAELLLEDGKVVTDGGEVLAGLADVLEDEAVDLELEWRHRPTEAFDRRTGQGDGHVQYSFAAHRAVVEVDTELGLVKVVELAVAQDVGKALNPLSVVGQIQGGTTQGLGVAVMEEIIVDPVTAKVRNPSFTDYLIPTILDTPAIPVDVLELADPHAPYGLRGVGEAPTLSSTPAVLAAIRNATGLELNRTPVRPEHLTGTGTGT is encoded by the coding sequence ATGACCACCCCCCGTACCCCGCTGGGCGTGCCCACCAGCCTCACCCAGGGATCCAGGACCAGGGGCGGGATCGGCGAGTCCACCCTCCGTCCGGACGGCACCCTCAAGGTCGAGGGCGAGTTCGCCTACGCCTCGGACCTGTGGCACGAGGACATGCTGTGGGGCCACACGCTGCGCTCCACCGAGGCCCACGCCGAGATCAGGTCCATCGACACCGCCGAGGCCCTCGCCACCCCGGGCGTGTACGCCGTACTCACCTACGAGGACCTCCCCACGACCGTCAAGACCTACGGTCTGGAGATGCGGGACACCCCCGTCCTCGCCCACGGCAAGGTCCGTCACCACGGCGAACCGGTCGCCCTCGTCGCCGCCGACCACCCCGAGACCGCGCGCCGCGCCGCGGCGAAGATCCGGGTCGACTACGCGGAGCTGCCGCTCGTCACCGACGAGGCGTCGGCGACGGCCCCGGACGCGCCGCTGATCCACGAGGACCGGACCGACCACCACAGCGGCCACGTCCCGCACCCGAACATCGTCCACCGCCAGCCGATCGTGCGGGGCGACGCCGCGCAGGCCGCCGAGCGCGCCGACGTGATCATCACGGGCGACTACGTCTTCGGCATGCAGGACCAGGCGTTCCTCGGCCCGGAGTCCGGCCTCGCCGTGCCCGCCGAGGACGGCGGGGTCGAGCTGTACGTCGCCACCCAGTGGCTCCACTCCGACCTCTGGCAGATCGCCCCCGTCCTCGGCCTGCCCGAGGACAAGGTCCGCATGACGCTCTCCGGGGTCGGCGGCGCCTTCGGCGGCCGGGAGGATCTCTCGATGCAGATCCACGCCTGTCTGCTCGCGCTGCGCACCGGCAAGCCCGTCAAAATCGTCTACAACCGGTTCGAGTCCTTCTTCGGCCATGTCCACCGCCACCCCGCCCGGCTCCACTACGAGCACGGCGCGACCCGCGACGGCCGGCTCACCCACCTGAAGTGCCGGATCGTGCTGGACGGCGGCGCTTACGCCTCCTCCACCCCGGCCGTCGTCGGCAACGCCGCCTCCCTCGCCGCGGGCCCGTACGTCGTCGAGGACGTCGACATCGAGGCGGTCGGGCTCTACACCAACAACCCGCCCTGCGGCGCGATGCGCGGCTTCGGCGCCGTACAGGCGTGCTTCGCCTACGAGGCGCAGATGGACAAGGTGGCGGCGGCGCTGGACATGGACCCGGTGGAGTTCCGCCGGATCAACGCCATGGAACAGGGCTCGCGCCTGCCGACCGGCCAGCTGGTCGACTCCCCGGCGCCCGTCGCCGAGCTGCTGCGCCGGGTCAGGGCCAGGCCGCTGCCGCCCGAGCGGCAGTGGCTGTCGGCCGGGGAGGCGGCGGACGTACGAGAGCTGCCGGGCGGTCTGTCCAACACCACGCACGGCGAGGGCGTCGTACGGGGGGTCGGCTACGCGGTCGGCATCAAGAACGTCGGCTTCTCCGAGGGCTTCGACGACTACTCCACCGCGCGGGTACGGCTCGAAGCGGTCAACGGGGTGCCGGTCGCCGTCGTCCACACGGCGATGGCCGAGGTCGGCCAGGGCGGCGTCACCGTCCACGCGCAGATCGCCCGTACCGAACTCGGCGTCACCCAGGTCACCATCCACCCGGCGGACACCCGGGTCGGCTCGGCGGGCGGGACGTCCGCCTCCCGTCAGACGTATGTGACGGGCGGCGCCGTGAAGCACACCTGCGAGAACGTCAGGGCGAAGGTCCTGGAGATCGGCCGCCGCAAGTTCGGCACGTACCACCCGGCCTGGGCCACCGCCGAACTGCTGCTGGAGGACGGCAAGGTCGTCACCGACGGCGGCGAGGTGCTGGCCGGCCTCGCCGACGTGCTGGAGGACGAGGCGGTGGATCTGGAGCTGGAGTGGCGCCACCGCCCGACCGAGGCGTTCGACCGCCGTACGGGACAGGGCGACGGCCATGTCCAGTACTCGTTCGCCGCGCACCGGGCCGTCGTGGAGGTCGATACCGAGCTGGGCCTGGTCAAGGTGGTCGAGCTGGCCGTCGCGCAGGACGTCGGCAAGGCGCTCAACCCGCTGTCCGTCGTCGGCCAGATCCAGGGCGGCACGACCCAGGGCCTGGGGGTGGCGGTCATGGAGGAGATCATCGTGGACCCGGTGACCGCGAAGGTGCGCAATCCGTCCTTCACCGACTATCTGATCCCCACCATCCTCGACACCCCGGCCATCCCCGTCGACGTGCTCGAACTCGCCGACCCGCACGCGCCGTACGGTCTGCGCGGCGTCGGCGAGGCGCCGACGCTCTCGTCCACGCCCGCGGTCCTCGCCGCCATCAGGAACGCGACCGGCCTCGAACTGAACAGGACACCGGTACGCCCGGAGCATCTGACCGGCACCGGCACCGGCACATGA
- a CDS encoding (2Fe-2S)-binding protein, which translates to MRVNFTVNGRRQEADDVWEGESLLYVLRERMGLPGSKNACEQGECGSCTVRLDGVPVCACLVAAGQAEGREVITVEGLAQYARDRAADRAEGHTDADEEAGADEEAGALSPVQQAFIDAGAVQCGFCTPGLLVATDEMLERNPSPSDADIREALSGNLCRCTGYEKILDAVRLAAARQDEVTRP; encoded by the coding sequence ATGCGGGTCAATTTCACGGTCAACGGGCGCCGGCAGGAGGCCGACGACGTCTGGGAGGGCGAGAGCCTCCTGTACGTCCTGCGCGAACGCATGGGCCTTCCCGGCTCCAAGAACGCCTGCGAGCAGGGCGAATGCGGTTCCTGCACGGTACGGCTGGACGGCGTCCCGGTCTGCGCCTGTCTGGTGGCGGCCGGGCAGGCCGAGGGGCGCGAGGTCATCACGGTGGAGGGGCTGGCCCAGTACGCCAGGGACCGCGCGGCGGACCGCGCGGAGGGGCACACCGACGCGGACGAGGAAGCCGGCGCGGACGAGGAAGCCGGCGCGCTCTCCCCCGTCCAGCAGGCGTTCATCGACGCGGGCGCCGTGCAGTGCGGTTTCTGCACCCCCGGCCTGCTCGTCGCCACCGACGAGATGCTGGAGCGCAACCCGTCACCCTCCGACGCGGACATCCGCGAGGCGCTCTCCGGCAACCTCTGCCGCTGCACCGGCTACGAGAAGATCCTCGACGCGGTCCGGCTCGCCGCCGCCCGGCAGGACGAGGTGACCCGGCCATGA